The following coding sequences lie in one Jonesia denitrificans DSM 20603 genomic window:
- a CDS encoding MFS transporter, with amino-acid sequence MGDSTHTSVGVSPQGDAPLSRATIVRYAVGSVGTGGFGTLPGLVLIYFLTDTLGVAAGLAGLVVIASKVVDVLIDPVIGDISDASARRRGTRGYLMWWGALALPVFFVLTFAVPPGLEGAGAALWVMVAFIGCAVGFSLFQVPYIALPVELTGHYDERTRLLAWRVVVLSVAILLFGGGGPVLRSLGGDNQRLGYVLMAVVAGLVIGLGFAVAAKVAPRRPPQHAPRGTAELRHGSRLLTGRMTRLGSQYRAGLDTLRTNQPFRVLVLTFFLQAAATGIMLAGAQYVATWVLDSEAAVTFLFVALIAPAVIMSPVWGAVARRVGKEKAFSWASLIFMAGSVSLVLLLVAPGPWVYVPVAVCGAAYAGLQALPMAMLPDTVPVRTESQAGVYGGVWTAGETTGMALGSVALTVVLAATGYIESTATQNVTQPDSAVGGIVVAFSVIPALAVAVSLVSLRAYPLRRADIMAANVKEYQ; translated from the coding sequence ATGGGTGATTCAACACACACGTCAGTTGGGGTGTCACCGCAGGGGGATGCACCGTTGTCGCGGGCAACGATTGTGCGTTATGCGGTTGGCTCGGTGGGCACAGGCGGTTTTGGGACGCTGCCTGGTTTGGTCCTCATCTATTTTTTGACTGACACACTGGGGGTGGCAGCTGGCCTAGCAGGGTTGGTGGTTATCGCATCGAAAGTTGTGGACGTCCTGATCGACCCGGTGATCGGGGATATCTCCGATGCGAGTGCCCGGCGTCGTGGCACGCGCGGCTACCTGATGTGGTGGGGTGCGCTCGCGTTGCCGGTGTTTTTTGTTCTCACTTTCGCGGTGCCGCCGGGGCTTGAGGGGGCTGGTGCTGCGCTGTGGGTGATGGTGGCGTTCATCGGATGCGCGGTGGGGTTTTCGTTGTTTCAGGTGCCCTATATTGCGTTGCCGGTGGAGCTGACAGGCCATTATGACGAACGGACCCGACTGTTAGCGTGGCGGGTTGTGGTGTTGTCGGTCGCGATTTTGTTGTTTGGTGGCGGTGGGCCGGTGTTGCGGTCGTTGGGTGGGGATAACCAGCGGTTGGGGTATGTCCTCATGGCGGTGGTTGCTGGCCTGGTTATTGGGCTGGGGTTTGCGGTGGCGGCGAAAGTTGCGCCGCGCCGCCCCCCACAACACGCTCCGAGGGGGACAGCGGAACTACGACACGGCTCACGGTTACTGACGGGTCGCATGACCCGGTTAGGCAGCCAGTACCGTGCCGGTCTGGACACGCTCCGCACCAACCAGCCGTTCCGGGTCCTTGTGCTCACGTTTTTCCTCCAAGCAGCAGCCACCGGGATCATGCTTGCAGGAGCCCAGTATGTGGCTACCTGGGTACTCGACTCAGAAGCTGCCGTGACATTCCTTTTTGTTGCGCTCATTGCCCCAGCAGTGATCATGTCCCCGGTGTGGGGTGCGGTGGCGCGGCGTGTGGGTAAAGAAAAGGCCTTCAGTTGGGCGTCGCTGATCTTCATGGCAGGCTCAGTGTCCCTTGTGCTCCTCCTGGTAGCCCCCGGCCCCTGGGTGTACGTTCCGGTGGCCGTGTGTGGGGCCGCCTACGCAGGGTTGCAAGCACTGCCCATGGCGATGCTCCCTGACACCGTCCCCGTCCGTACCGAATCCCAAGCCGGCGTCTACGGCGGAGTATGGACAGCGGGGGAGACCACGGGTATGGCCCTAGGCTCTGTAGCCCTCACCGTTGTGCTCGCTGCAACCGGGTACATCGAATCAACCGCCACCCAGAACGTCACCCAACCTGACAGTGCAGTTGGTGGGATCGTGGTGGCATTCAGTGTCATTCCCGCCCTGGCCGTCGCAGTGTCCCTTGTGTCATTGCGCGCCTACCCGCTGCGCCGAGCTGACATCATGGCCGCGAACGTGAAGGAGTACCAGTGA
- the rplU gene encoding 50S ribosomal protein L21 — translation MVYAIVKAGGRQEKVSVGDVVVVDRLSGDAGESVELPAILLVDGDKVTTDADTLAKTVVTAEILREEKGPKITILKYKNKTGYRKRQGHRQKLTRLKVTSIK, via the coding sequence GTGGTTTACGCGATCGTCAAGGCTGGTGGCCGCCAGGAGAAAGTTTCCGTTGGCGACGTCGTCGTCGTCGACCGGCTTTCCGGCGACGCTGGCGAGTCCGTTGAACTTCCTGCGATCCTTCTCGTTGATGGAGACAAGGTCACCACTGACGCGGATACCCTCGCGAAGACAGTGGTTACCGCTGAGATCCTTCGCGAAGAGAAGGGTCCCAAGATCACCATCCTCAAGTACAAGAACAAGACTGGTTACCGCAAGCGCCAGGGTCACCGTCAAAAGTTGACCCGCCTGAAGGTCACCTCCATTAAGTGA
- the obgE gene encoding GTPase ObgE: MASFVDYVVLHAQGGQGGHGCASIRREKFKPLAGPDGGNGGNGGSVILRVDPNITTLLDYHHSPHRKAPSGTFGMGDMRHGANGEDLILGVPDGTVVKDRDGAIIADLVGEGTELIIAEGGRGGLGNAALASKRRKAPGFALLGEPGDEVTVRLEVKSIADVALVGFPSAGKSSLIAAMSAARPKIADYPFTTLVPNLGVVQAGESRYTIADVPGLIPGASEGKGLGLEFLRHIERCAVIVHVLDCATLEPGRDPVTDLEVIEQELRAYSDELDLDGARTPLHERPQLVVLNKVDIPDGADLADLVEPAIKERGLRTFRVSAVSHHGLKELSFALAKYVEYARRTNPDAGEQRIIVRPEPLGGRNDKGFTVTKRTEHAGHYFEVRGAKPERWVRQTDFANDEAVGYLADRLATLGVEDQLFKAGAVAGDEVRIGPPENAVVFDWEPTMTTGAEFLGGPRGSDLRLEDSHRPTRSDKRREYYERMDAKAAAREELWTEREAGHWTDPNDE; the protein is encoded by the coding sequence ATGGCCTCATTTGTTGACTACGTCGTATTGCACGCACAAGGGGGACAAGGCGGACACGGCTGCGCCTCGATTCGCCGCGAAAAGTTCAAGCCTCTCGCGGGCCCCGATGGCGGCAATGGTGGCAACGGTGGGTCAGTGATCCTGCGAGTTGACCCCAACATCACCACGCTTCTTGACTACCACCACTCCCCGCATCGCAAAGCCCCCAGCGGCACCTTCGGTATGGGGGATATGCGGCACGGTGCAAACGGTGAGGACCTTATCCTTGGGGTTCCTGATGGAACAGTGGTGAAAGATCGCGATGGCGCGATCATCGCTGACTTGGTGGGTGAAGGCACCGAACTGATCATCGCGGAAGGTGGTCGCGGTGGCCTTGGTAACGCAGCCCTGGCGTCAAAACGACGCAAAGCCCCAGGCTTTGCGCTCCTGGGTGAACCAGGTGATGAAGTGACCGTGCGCCTCGAAGTGAAATCCATTGCTGATGTTGCATTGGTGGGGTTCCCCTCCGCTGGAAAATCATCACTCATTGCCGCGATGTCTGCTGCGCGACCAAAAATTGCTGACTACCCGTTCACCACCCTTGTGCCGAACTTGGGTGTGGTGCAAGCAGGGGAGTCGCGGTACACAATCGCGGACGTTCCTGGGTTGATTCCCGGTGCCAGTGAAGGTAAGGGGCTGGGATTGGAGTTCCTTCGCCACATTGAACGGTGCGCGGTGATCGTGCACGTTCTTGACTGCGCGACACTGGAGCCTGGGCGTGACCCGGTGACCGACCTGGAAGTGATTGAACAAGAACTTCGCGCCTACAGCGACGAACTTGACCTTGATGGCGCACGCACACCGTTGCACGAACGCCCTCAACTTGTGGTGTTGAACAAGGTTGATATCCCTGATGGTGCTGACCTTGCTGACCTTGTGGAACCGGCCATCAAGGAACGCGGGTTGCGGACGTTCCGGGTGTCTGCAGTCAGTCACCATGGTTTGAAAGAGCTGTCCTTTGCGCTAGCGAAGTATGTGGAGTATGCCCGCCGCACTAACCCTGATGCGGGTGAGCAGCGCATTATTGTGCGACCAGAACCTTTGGGTGGGCGCAATGACAAAGGGTTCACGGTCACGAAACGCACCGAACACGCAGGTCACTATTTTGAGGTGCGGGGCGCGAAACCTGAGCGGTGGGTGCGGCAAACTGACTTTGCCAACGATGAAGCAGTGGGGTATCTCGCGGACCGGCTTGCCACCCTGGGGGTGGAAGACCAACTGTTTAAAGCTGGCGCTGTTGCCGGTGATGAGGTGCGTATCGGTCCACCAGAAAACGCTGTTGTGTTCGATTGGGAACCCACGATGACCACGGGTGCTGAGTTCCTGGGAGGCCCGCGCGGTTCTGATCTCAGGCTTGAGGACAGCCACCGTCCAACACGCTCCGATAAACGCCGTGAATACTATGAGCGCATGGATGCAAAGGCGGCAGCGCGTGAGGAATTGTGGACTGAACGGGAAGCTGGGCACTGGACTGACCCGAACGATGAGTAA
- a CDS encoding Rne/Rng family ribonuclease, whose translation MVVREVAGRTQIAVLEDGILVEHYVSQQEQASIAGNVYLGRVQNVLPSMEAAFVDIGKGRNAVLYAGEVNWDVHGIEGQPRRIEEALKSGDSVLVQVTKDPIGHKGARLTSQITLAGRYLVYVPGGGMTGISRKLPDTERARLKRILKELVDEGSGVIVRTAAEGASETELRADVERLKKQWAAIEKKRKNANAPALLQGEPDLAIRVVRDIFNDDFTQLSVQGDQAWGEISEYVGDLAPDLANKMSRWTSEDDIFAAARIDEQLAKGLDRKVYLPSGGSLVIDRTEAMTVIDVNTGKFTGTGGTLEETVTRNNLEAAEEIVRQLRLRDIGGIIVIDFIDMVLESNRDLVLRRLVECLGRDRTKHQVAEVTSLGLVQMTRKRVGQGLIEAFSTACDHCSGRGYTIHTDPVERHGHAPSPQSSNTQEGESKRSKRRRSKEAKEPKDTVDTHTSADKSAPDTPQDPATDPSVREDVKTALAAIAAAAAHAHDAQHGEDHSDDAPTVTSASAGGTDSTEHTAPTGSPEPETAPQVTSEEQSEPAPKKTTRTRSRRASRPAGSSAKDATRETE comes from the coding sequence ATGGTCGTGCGCGAAGTGGCAGGACGCACCCAAATCGCGGTCCTCGAAGACGGTATCCTCGTCGAGCACTACGTCTCCCAACAAGAACAAGCCTCCATTGCTGGGAACGTCTACCTTGGGCGCGTACAAAACGTCCTGCCCTCCATGGAAGCGGCATTCGTCGATATCGGAAAAGGACGCAACGCAGTCCTGTACGCCGGTGAAGTGAACTGGGACGTCCACGGTATCGAAGGTCAACCACGCCGGATCGAAGAAGCCCTCAAATCCGGCGACTCCGTCCTCGTTCAGGTGACCAAAGATCCCATTGGACACAAAGGAGCCCGACTCACGTCCCAAATCACCCTTGCTGGACGCTACCTCGTCTACGTCCCCGGTGGCGGCATGACCGGGATCTCCCGCAAACTCCCCGACACCGAACGAGCACGCCTCAAGCGCATCCTCAAAGAACTCGTGGACGAAGGGTCCGGCGTCATCGTGCGCACCGCCGCTGAAGGCGCGTCCGAAACCGAACTCCGTGCGGACGTCGAACGCCTCAAAAAACAGTGGGCTGCGATCGAAAAGAAACGCAAAAACGCCAACGCACCCGCACTGCTCCAAGGAGAACCAGACCTCGCAATCCGCGTCGTCCGCGACATCTTCAACGACGACTTCACCCAACTATCTGTCCAAGGCGACCAAGCATGGGGTGAAATCTCAGAATATGTTGGAGACCTCGCACCCGACCTTGCCAACAAAATGTCGCGGTGGACCTCCGAAGACGACATCTTCGCCGCCGCGCGCATCGACGAACAACTCGCCAAAGGGCTTGACCGAAAGGTCTACCTCCCCTCCGGTGGATCCCTCGTCATCGACCGCACCGAAGCAATGACAGTCATTGACGTCAACACCGGAAAATTCACCGGGACTGGCGGAACACTCGAAGAAACCGTGACCCGCAACAACCTCGAAGCCGCCGAAGAAATCGTGCGTCAACTACGGTTACGCGACATTGGCGGAATCATCGTCATCGACTTCATTGACATGGTCCTCGAATCCAACCGTGATCTTGTCTTGCGGCGACTCGTGGAATGCCTGGGACGGGACCGCACCAAACACCAAGTCGCAGAAGTCACCAGTTTGGGCCTCGTGCAAATGACTCGCAAACGGGTGGGGCAAGGGCTCATTGAAGCGTTCTCCACCGCCTGCGACCACTGCAGCGGCCGCGGGTACACCATCCACACAGACCCCGTAGAACGACACGGCCACGCCCCCTCCCCACAGTCCAGCAACACTCAGGAGGGTGAAAGTAAACGCTCCAAGCGTCGGCGCTCCAAAGAGGCCAAAGAACCCAAAGACACAGTCGACACTCATACGTCTGCTGACAAGTCTGCACCGGACACTCCCCAAGATCCTGCGACGGACCCCTCCGTCCGCGAAGACGTGAAAACAGCGCTCGCTGCCATTGCCGCTGCTGCCGCTCACGCGCACGATGCACAACACGGTGAGGACCACAGTGACGATGCGCCCACAGTCACCAGCGCATCGGCAGGTGGTACGGACAGCACCGAACACACTGCACCAACCGGTTCACCCGAGCCGGAAACCGCACCACAGGTGACATCCGAGGAGCAGTCTGAACCAGCTCCAAAGAAGACCACACGAACCCGCTCACGGCGGGCCAGTCGCCCCGCAGGAAGCTCCGCTAAGGACGCGACCCGCGAGACGGAATAG
- the proB gene encoding glutamate 5-kinase, giving the protein MDHNSGVSIETTPPFVRDRTGIATAPRVVVKIGSSSLTNPDGTLATEMIDHLVGVIAERHARGQQVVLVTSGAIAAGFAPMGLATRPRDLATAQAAASVGQGILITYYQEAFAQHGVQVGQVLLTADDTMRRGHYANARRALERLLALGIVPIINENDAVATDEIRFGDNDRLAALVSHIVRADALVLLTDVDGLYDGPPAAPSTSRIPVVRKFSEISAVEVSSKGSAVGTGGMASKLESVRIATATGIPVVLTSAPQVAQALAGEDVGTWFAIMGKRMRRRRLWLAYAAKTEGKLLLDAGATKAVLGGRASLLAAGVTDFSGNFDAGDPVELVSPEGLSIARGLVAFDSHYLPEILGQRTSQLRNDLGSGFDRPVVHRDDLVLAIRPKKVQV; this is encoded by the coding sequence ATGGACCACAATAGTGGGGTGAGTATCGAAACGACACCACCTTTTGTCCGAGACCGAACTGGAATTGCTACGGCGCCCCGAGTGGTCGTCAAGATTGGTTCGTCGTCGTTAACGAACCCAGATGGAACCCTTGCGACGGAGATGATCGACCACCTTGTGGGTGTGATTGCGGAACGTCACGCACGGGGGCAGCAGGTTGTGCTGGTGACTTCTGGCGCTATTGCTGCTGGATTCGCGCCGATGGGTTTAGCTACTCGTCCCCGTGACCTTGCAACCGCGCAGGCCGCTGCGTCGGTGGGGCAGGGTATTTTGATCACCTACTACCAGGAAGCTTTTGCTCAGCATGGCGTTCAGGTAGGACAGGTGTTATTGACCGCAGATGACACAATGCGTCGTGGTCACTATGCCAATGCGCGCCGCGCGTTGGAGCGGCTGTTGGCGTTGGGGATTGTCCCCATCATTAATGAGAACGACGCGGTGGCCACCGATGAAATCCGTTTTGGTGACAACGACCGGTTGGCTGCGTTGGTGTCGCACATTGTGCGTGCTGATGCGTTGGTCCTGTTGACTGATGTGGATGGTCTGTATGATGGTCCGCCCGCGGCACCGTCCACGAGCAGGATCCCTGTGGTACGCAAGTTCTCCGAAATTTCTGCTGTTGAAGTGTCTTCTAAGGGCAGCGCCGTGGGTACTGGGGGTATGGCCTCGAAGTTGGAGTCGGTGCGTATTGCCACCGCGACGGGGATCCCCGTTGTGTTGACGAGCGCCCCGCAGGTGGCGCAGGCCCTTGCGGGTGAAGATGTGGGCACGTGGTTCGCGATCATGGGGAAGCGGATGCGACGCCGCCGGTTATGGTTGGCGTACGCCGCGAAAACTGAAGGGAAGTTACTTCTTGATGCGGGGGCAACGAAGGCGGTTCTTGGTGGTCGTGCGTCATTGTTGGCCGCAGGGGTGACAGACTTTTCGGGGAACTTTGATGCTGGGGATCCGGTGGAGTTGGTGAGCCCGGAGGGGTTATCGATTGCCCGGGGCTTGGTGGCATTTGATTCACATTATCTCCCCGAAATCCTTGGTCAGAGGACGTCACAGTTGCGTAACGATCTCGGTTCGGGTTTTGATCGTCCTGTTGTTCACCGTGATGACCTCGTGTTGGCGATTCGTCCGAAGAAAGTCCAGGTCTAA
- a CDS encoding endo-1,4-beta-xylanase — protein MKLGHRTKGFAAAAAGVALVSTTFATAQAAPLTMEPAATDAVVVSEDFEEGLGVFGVRYGNGSAPTVAVSTDYAASGVASAKVSDRDVNGDGIGLNPDGLLVAGGEYEFSANVRFAEGAEGAVLSLGYKSDDGADVVYDGLIWDLPATSTEWSAVSGTFTLPDNVVEVHVETKYDSENTEDFYIDDIVITDLSATDETGGETGGETGGETGGDTGEGDATGDTTSVTTSFEDGMGAWAQRYGGDSSFTAELSEDFASDGTTSVKISGREFDGDGIGFDADGVLVEGKRYNYSFDVRFAPDEPVGEITVSFFDGTDGYNTVQSVTNASNTGWTTVTGSYTIPSFEVPGALFYIETKYESGNTSTFYVDNVSFAEATGLPVQDLTPLKSTVDIPVGVAIDERETSGLASELLLKHFDQITAENHMKPDYWYDDEGNWSGLHPEAKAMMDFAVANDLKVYGHVLVWHSQTPEWFFQDASGAPLTDSAADQQILRDRMRTHIDNVAKAITDEYGPFGSATNPINAFDVINEVVSDSGEYADGLRRSEWYRILGEEFIKLSFDYAEELLNGTYAASGVSNPVKLFINDYNTEQSGKQNRYYALVERLVAAGTPIDGVGHQMHVSLAMPVSALSGALDRFDEFGLLQAVTELDVTTGTPVTDAKLVEQGYYYRDTFTMIREFAAETGRLWSATVWGLTDGRSWRVDDGAPILFDDDYQAKQAFYGAIDSDELDPIIRTANVFQPSIDDVSVTSAEWDRLPMHDVEDAGFFQLRWGSDALTALVYVDDPDAGAGDRVEFTLDGDTWSVNRDSDSVVEFDGYGWAFTTQFDVAGAAAGDTHDFDVRLVNDGDTVGWNSPGATGILTLIEQLSYTTAIEADTAPQIDGVMDDVFADAQSITTGKQVSGTDGATADTRAVWNGSTLYLFAEITDPDVDVTSASPWEQDSVEIYVDMGNAKNGSYRDLDTQIRISAQNVVSFGTGDEAMQEARITSATAATDTGYIVEVAIDLGDEGGAGTFQGFDFQVNDASDGARASITNWADPTGAGYQSTARWGVIELLAADEDGDPVVPGEPNLPGSGGSGSDGAGSDSDSGSDDGAAGSDTEDGDSDGLADTGANPLPIILGAILLALAGGAIVVLRRRLVGAQDSDELTV, from the coding sequence ATGAAACTGGGCCATCGGACGAAGGGGTTTGCAGCCGCCGCTGCAGGAGTTGCCCTGGTGTCCACGACCTTCGCGACCGCACAAGCGGCGCCTTTAACAATGGAGCCGGCCGCCACCGACGCCGTTGTTGTTTCTGAAGACTTCGAAGAAGGACTCGGGGTTTTTGGAGTTCGATACGGCAACGGGAGCGCGCCAACCGTTGCTGTCAGCACCGACTACGCGGCATCAGGTGTTGCGTCAGCCAAAGTCAGCGACCGTGATGTCAATGGTGATGGCATTGGACTAAACCCGGACGGCCTTCTCGTGGCTGGAGGTGAATACGAGTTTTCGGCAAACGTTAGATTCGCTGAAGGGGCTGAAGGCGCAGTCTTGAGCCTCGGATATAAATCCGACGACGGAGCCGATGTTGTGTATGACGGGTTGATCTGGGATCTTCCTGCTACATCAACTGAATGGTCGGCAGTTTCTGGAACATTCACGCTGCCTGACAATGTCGTCGAAGTTCATGTAGAGACGAAGTATGACTCGGAGAACACCGAAGATTTCTACATTGACGATATCGTTATCACTGATCTGAGTGCGACAGACGAGACCGGTGGCGAGACCGGTGGCGAGACCGGTGGCGAGACCGGTGGCGACACTGGGGAAGGTGACGCAACTGGTGACACGACCTCAGTGACAACAAGCTTCGAAGACGGCATGGGTGCCTGGGCGCAGCGCTATGGAGGCGACAGCTCCTTCACTGCTGAGCTTTCCGAGGACTTTGCCTCTGATGGAACGACGTCAGTGAAGATCTCAGGCCGTGAGTTCGACGGTGACGGGATCGGTTTTGACGCTGATGGGGTTCTTGTCGAGGGTAAGCGTTACAACTACTCGTTTGATGTGCGGTTCGCGCCTGATGAGCCCGTTGGTGAAATCACCGTGAGTTTCTTTGACGGCACGGATGGCTACAACACCGTTCAGTCGGTCACCAACGCGTCGAACACCGGGTGGACCACGGTGACGGGCAGCTACACGATTCCGAGCTTCGAAGTTCCAGGTGCCCTGTTCTACATTGAAACCAAATACGAGTCGGGAAACACCTCGACCTTCTACGTGGATAACGTCTCTTTCGCTGAAGCAACTGGTCTCCCTGTTCAAGACCTCACCCCATTGAAGTCCACTGTGGATATTCCTGTTGGTGTGGCGATTGATGAGCGTGAAACCAGCGGGTTGGCTTCTGAGTTGCTGCTCAAGCACTTTGACCAGATCACAGCTGAAAACCACATGAAGCCCGATTACTGGTATGACGATGAGGGCAACTGGTCTGGGCTGCACCCTGAAGCGAAAGCCATGATGGATTTCGCGGTCGCCAATGACCTGAAGGTTTACGGTCACGTGTTGGTGTGGCACTCCCAAACCCCGGAGTGGTTCTTCCAAGACGCGAGCGGTGCACCGCTCACGGATAGTGCAGCAGACCAGCAGATCCTTCGGGACCGGATGCGCACGCACATCGACAATGTGGCCAAAGCGATCACAGACGAGTACGGGCCGTTTGGTTCAGCAACAAACCCGATCAACGCGTTTGATGTCATCAACGAGGTGGTCTCGGACTCGGGTGAGTACGCTGATGGGTTGCGTCGGTCTGAGTGGTACCGAATTTTGGGTGAAGAGTTCATCAAACTGTCGTTTGATTACGCTGAGGAACTGCTCAACGGCACCTATGCGGCATCAGGTGTGAGTAACCCGGTGAAACTGTTCATTAACGACTACAACACGGAACAGTCAGGGAAGCAGAACCGCTACTACGCACTGGTTGAACGGCTTGTCGCCGCGGGCACCCCAATCGATGGGGTAGGGCACCAAATGCACGTGTCCCTGGCCATGCCGGTGTCAGCGCTTTCTGGCGCGTTGGACCGTTTTGACGAGTTTGGTTTGCTCCAGGCAGTGACCGAGCTTGACGTGACCACAGGGACCCCTGTGACGGACGCGAAGTTGGTGGAGCAAGGGTACTACTACCGTGACACCTTCACCATGATCCGTGAGTTCGCTGCGGAGACTGGCCGTTTGTGGTCGGCAACCGTGTGGGGTCTGACCGATGGCCGTTCCTGGCGTGTGGACGATGGTGCTCCGATTCTCTTTGATGACGACTACCAGGCGAAGCAGGCGTTCTACGGGGCAATCGACTCCGATGAACTTGACCCGATCATCCGTACCGCGAATGTGTTCCAACCCTCGATTGACGATGTGTCAGTGACGTCAGCAGAGTGGGACCGGTTGCCCATGCACGACGTTGAGGATGCAGGGTTCTTCCAACTGCGGTGGGGTTCGGATGCGCTGACTGCTCTTGTGTATGTGGATGACCCTGACGCTGGTGCAGGTGACCGGGTGGAGTTCACCCTTGATGGTGACACATGGTCGGTCAACCGTGACAGTGACTCGGTTGTTGAGTTTGACGGGTACGGCTGGGCCTTTACCACTCAGTTCGATGTTGCGGGCGCGGCAGCTGGTGACACTCACGATTTCGATGTTCGGTTGGTGAATGACGGTGACACGGTGGGGTGGAACAGCCCAGGTGCCACCGGTATTCTCACCCTCATTGAACAGTTGTCGTACACCACTGCGATTGAGGCGGACACTGCACCACAGATTGATGGTGTGATGGACGATGTGTTCGCTGACGCACAGTCGATCACGACGGGTAAGCAGGTCAGCGGCACTGATGGTGCCACTGCGGACACTCGTGCGGTGTGGAACGGGTCCACGTTGTATTTGTTCGCTGAGATCACTGACCCTGACGTGGACGTCACCTCCGCATCTCCGTGGGAGCAAGACTCAGTGGAGATTTACGTGGACATGGGGAACGCAAAGAATGGTTCCTACCGTGATCTCGACACCCAGATCCGTATTTCGGCGCAGAATGTTGTGTCGTTCGGTACTGGTGACGAGGCCATGCAGGAAGCACGCATCACCTCGGCTACCGCTGCCACAGACACAGGGTACATCGTTGAGGTGGCCATTGATTTGGGTGACGAGGGTGGTGCGGGCACGTTCCAGGGCTTCGATTTCCAGGTCAATGATGCGTCAGATGGTGCTCGCGCATCCATCACGAACTGGGCTGACCCAACGGGTGCAGGCTACCAATCCACGGCGCGTTGGGGTGTGATTGAACTCCTTGCCGCTGATGAAGATGGTGACCCTGTTGTTCCTGGTGAGCCGAACCTTCCAGGTTCTGGCGGGTCGGGCTCTGATGGGGCAGGATCTGATTCTGACTCTGGTTCTGATGATGGTGCTGCTGGGTCGGACACTGAGGACGGTGACAGTGATGGTTTAGCTGACACTGGTGCGAACCCGTTGCCCATTATTCTCGGTGCGATTCTTCTGGCACTTGCTGGTGGAGCGATCGTGGTATTGCGTCGCCGTCTGGTGGGCGCGCAGGACAGCGATGAGTTGACCGTGTGA
- the rpmA gene encoding 50S ribosomal protein L27, giving the protein MAHKKGASSTRNGRDSNAQRLGVKRFGGQVVKAGEIIVRQRGTHFHPGENVGRGGDDTLFALTAGAVQFGTRRGRKVIDIVEAV; this is encoded by the coding sequence ATGGCACACAAGAAGGGTGCGAGTTCAACTCGCAACGGTCGCGACTCCAACGCACAGCGCCTCGGTGTCAAGCGTTTCGGTGGCCAGGTTGTCAAAGCCGGTGAGATCATCGTTCGCCAGCGTGGAACACACTTCCACCCAGGTGAAAACGTTGGCCGTGGCGGCGACGACACACTGTTCGCACTGACTGCTGGTGCTGTCCAGTTCGGCACCCGCCGTGGACGCAAGGTTATCGACATCGTCGAAGCTGTCTGA
- a CDS encoding DUF2637 domain-containing protein, with amino-acid sequence MSFSPVVSSSDTCGCDSSAVSGVCVDDSLVVSSLVDLDLRPRDPRRRRRRGVSSAVSSAVSVALSASVVASVVVVSSAVSFVLLSLVASSECDRFFERRSVCERVR; translated from the coding sequence ATGTCGTTCTCGCCGGTTGTGTCGTCGTCTGACACTTGTGGCTGCGATTCGTCGGCGGTGTCGGGGGTTTGTGTGGATGACTCATTGGTGGTGTCATCGCTGGTGGATTTGGATTTGCGGCCTCGTGATCCGCGGCGTCGGCGGCGGCGTGGGGTGTCGTCTGCGGTGTCGTCTGCGGTGTCGGTTGCGCTGTCCGCGTCGGTTGTGGCCTCAGTGGTTGTGGTCTCTTCAGCGGTGTCGTTTGTGTTGTTGTCGCTGGTGGCTTCGTCTGAGTGTGACCGGTTTTTCGAGCGACGGTCTGTTTGTGAGCGGGTCCGTTGA